A genome region from Setaria italica strain Yugu1 chromosome III, Setaria_italica_v2.0, whole genome shotgun sequence includes the following:
- the LOC101765770 gene encoding uncharacterized protein LOC101765770, producing MASIIIIAVVFVLDVLAFVLAIGAERRRSYVTYVSVDTYGRAFCVYSSDASTVYGVSALLLLLAGQAVAMVATRCFCCGRALSPGRWRAWSGICFVVCWLTFVIAELCLLAGSVRNAYHTKYIPRPSDSPPACAMLRKGVFAAGAAFTFLTALFTELHYLFYARSRAIADVPPPIVGGIGMTRM from the exons ATGGcgtccatcatcatcatcgccgTGGTCTTCGTCTTGGACGTCCTCGCCTTCGTCCTCGCCATCGGCGCCGAGCGCCGGCGGAGCTAC GTGACCTATGTCAGCGTGGACACGTACGGGAGGGCCTTCTGCGTCTACAGCTCCGACGCGTCCACGGTGTACGGCGTCagcgcgctgctgctgctgctcgccggcCAGGCGGTCGCCATGGTCGCCACCCGCTGCTTCTGCTGCGGCCGCGCCCTCTCGCCGGGACGCTGGCGGGCATGGTCCGGCATCTGCTTCGTCGTCTGCTG GCTCACATTCGTGATCGCGGAGTTGTGCTTGCTGGCGGGATCGGTCCGGAACGCATACCACACCAAGTACATCCCGAGGCCCAGCGACAGCCCGCCTGCCTGCGCGATGCTCCGCAAGGGCgtcttcgccgccggcgccgccttcaCCTTCCTCACGGCGCTCTTCACCGAGCTCCACTACCTCTTCTACGCCAGATCACGCGCCATCGCCGACGTGCCGCCGCCCATCGTCGGCGGCATCGGCATGACCCGCATGTGA